The region ACCGCTGGGTGAACCTCAAGCCCCTGACCTCAAACTAGCAGCACGCCGCCAAGAGAGTAGAGTGGCTCTGCTCCTCGAAAGGGGGCAGACCGCAAGCGTGACCGGCTCCGCGAAGGACTCCCACAAGTGACCTTCCCTGCAAGACAGGGCGGCCGAAGCCTCGCAGCCCCGCTGGCCTGGATAGCCCTCATGGCCCTGACCACGACCGGCTGCCGGTCCAAGGAGACCGTCCGGTTCGGCATCGTGGTCACCGACGAAGCCGTCGTCGCCGCGCAGATCGCCGCCAGCGAGATCAACGCCAGTGGCGGCATCCAGGGCCACCTCCTCGAGCTGCGCGTGATCGCAGGTGGCAGCAGTACGCGCGCCAGTCTCTCCATCGCGGCGGCCGAGGAGCTGTCCGGGGACTCCTCGGTCATCGGCGTCATCGGGCATTCCAACAGCAGCGCCAGCCTCTCCGCCGCTCAGATCTACAACGCGCGACATCTGGTTCAGATCGCCCCGACGAGCTCCGCCCCCCTGTTGAGCCAGGTCGGTCCGTACACCTTCCGGCTGGTCCCGAGCGATGTCCATCAGGCGCAGTTCCTCGCCGACCAGGTTGGCGCCGATCGGGCCCGGCCGCGCACCGCGGTGTTCTTCGTCAACGACGACTACGGACACGCCCTGCACCAGGAGTTTCACGCGCTCCTCGAGGGCGCCCAGGTGCCGGTGGTCTACGAGGCGCCCTACAGTCACGAAGAGCTCCTGCCCGACCCCGCCGCGACCGCGCGCCGGATCGCCCAGGAGAGTCCGGAGCTGCTCGTCTGGATCGGGCGCTCCGCGCAGTTGCGGCAGCTCTTGCCCGAGCTTCGCTCGGCGATCCCCGGCATCCGGATTCTGGCGAGCGACGGCATCGACGAAGCGATGACGTACCGCAACGAGGGCGGCATCCTCACCGGGGTGCAGTACGTGAGCTTCGTGGACACCCACGCCCCGCGCGCCTCCCTCGACGACCTGCGCACACGCCTGCGAGTGGCGGGCGGTCTGCCCCTGACGGCGGAGGCGGCGTTCACCTATGACGGCGTGATGTTCCTGGCACAGGCGGCGCGCAGCGCCGGCATCGGCCGCGTCGCGATTCGCGACTACCTCGCCGGAGTCGGCACGCGGCACCCTCCCTACGTCGGCATCACGGGAACGATCGCTTTCGATCCGAACGGCGATCCCCGGCCGGCCTACAATCTCGTCGAGATCACGGTGGACGGAGTTCGAATCGTCCGCACGAGCGGCCCGGAGGACTCTCCGTGAGCCGCGAGAGCCGGGCGCGCTCGCTGCAGCAGCTCTTGCTGCTCGGCACCATCGCCTTCGCGTTCGCCGCGGGCGCTCTCATCCTGGGAACGCTGGTGCTCTTCGAATCGATGCGGCGGGACGTGGAAGAGGTCACGCGCCTTCGCCTCGCCGAGCAGAACGCCGCCGACGAGATCACGACCGCGGTCTACGGACAGCTGCTGGCCGCCTACCAGCAGCTTCACGCCCCCGGCACCCGCAACAGGGACCGCTTCGACGCACTGGGTCAGAAGGCGTACACCCGCCTGCGCCAATATCTGTTTCAACCGATGACGCTCGAGGCACGACTCCAGGTCGAGACTCTGAAGGAGCAGCATCAGGCTCTCGAAGTCGTCGCGCACGGCGCCTTCGACCTCATCGCGCGCGGCGAATCGGGTGCCGCGCAGGCGCGCGTCGCCGAGATGCACCGCCTGTCCGAGCGCCTTCAGGTGGAGATGGCGCGCTTCGTGACGGTGCGCAAGGGCGACCTTCAGCTGCTCCACGAGGACCAGGTGAAGCGTTTCCGCAGAATTCTCCTCGGCATCACCCTGATGGGCGCCGCATTGACGGGGCTGGCGATCGCTTTCCTATGGTTCCTCCAGCGCAGCGTGGTGCTGCCGTTGGGTCACCTCGCCGCGGCCGCGGTCAAACTCGGGAGTGGCGACCTGTCGGCGCGAATCCCGGCGCAAGCGCATTCCGAGCTCGCAGCGGTGGCTCGCCGCTTCAACGAGATGGCGACCAGCATTCAGTCGGCACGCGCCAAGATCGAGACTCAGAATCTCGAGCTCAACGACAATCTCCGGGATCTCAAGCAGGCGCAGCAGGCTCTCGTGCAACAGGAGAAGCTGAGCGCGATCGGCTTCATGCTCGCCGGCCTGGCGCACGAGCTGAACAATCCCCTGGCCGGCATTCTGGGGAGCGCCGAGTGCATCGCCGAGGAGCTCGCAAAGCACACCGATCCGGCCGTTCGCCGGGTCAACCGCGAGCTCGTGACACCCCTCATCCGGGAGACCGCACGCGCCGGCGACCTGGTTCGCAACCTCCTCCACTTTTCTCGCCAGTCGAGTGCCCAGCCCGCTGCGGCGGACCTGCGCGTCGCGATGGACGTCGCCGCCGGGCTGCGCGCCTATGCTTTCGCCCAGGCCGGCAAGGAGCTCGCGATGCAGATTCCCGATGCGCTCTTCGTCACCGCCGACGCTCAGCGTCTCGAGCACGCCGCCTTGAACATCATGACCAACGCGCTCGAGGCGATGTCCACCGCCGGCGGCACCCGGTTGCTGGTCCGCGCCGCTGCGATCGGCACAGATTGGGTCGAGCTCACCTTCGAAGATGACGGGCCGGGCTTCGCCGAGCCGGACCGCGCCTTCGATGCCTTCTATTCGACGAAGCCAGTCGGGAGCGGCACGGGTCTGGGTCTCGCGCTCGCGCAGCGCTTCATCACCGAGACCGGAGGATCGATCACGGCCGAGAACAGGCCGTCCGGGGGCGGGCGAGTGACCCTCCGGCTGCTCGCGGCAACCGCTCCGCTGACGGTACCCGGGGTGTCGGAAGTGTCGGCGGGGACGGCGGCGACCGCGAACCCCGGGCAGGCGCCCGACGTGCCGCCGGACCTCGCCGCGGAGGGCACCCCCGCCCTCGCAGACCCGTCTGCCGGCGCCCGGGCAGGTGAGGAGCGCGTGGTGCTCGTCGTCGAGGACGAGCCTGCGCTGCGCAACATCCAGCGCCATTTCCTCGCCAGGATCGGGATCCGCACCCTTCTGGCGAAGGATGCGGCCGAGGCGGTCGCCATCCTCACGAGCCAACGCTGCGACGCGGTGGTCACCGACATCCGCATGCCTGGCGAGATGGACGGCATCGCACTCCATGCCTGGATCGAGCGCCACCTCCCCGAGCTCGCGCCGCGCTGCCTCTTCGTCAGCGGCGAGCTCGCAGCGAGCAGCGATCCGCGCGAGCTCGGCGTGCCGAACGAGCGTGTGCTCGCCAAGCCGTTCACGCGGGATGCCTACATCGCCCGCGTGCTCGCGGTCCTCGAAGGGGCCCCCGTCACCTCCTGATGTTTCTCGATCCTGCATTGACCCGCTTCGCCGCCGAGCAGCCCGGCCTGGCGCTCCGCGAGCGCTTCCTCGATCTGCCGGGAGTCCGACTCCATCTCGTCGAGGCCGGGCCGGCCGACGGCAAGCCGGTGCTGCTGCTGCACGGATTTCCCGAGTTCTGGTGGGGCTGGCGACAACAGATCCCGGTGCTCGCGGCAGCCGGGCGGCGGGTGGTCGCTCCAGACCTGCGCGGCTACAACCTCTCCGGCAAGCCCAAAGGGATACGCGCCTACGGCCTCGACCCGCTCACCGAAGACCTCCGGGGCCTCCTGGACGACCTCGGACCCGGCTCGGGCCCTGCGCCGATCGACGTCGTCGCCCACGACTGGGGGGGCGCCGTCGCCTGGTGGGGCGCCTTGCGCTTTCCGGAGCGCATCGCGCGGCTGGCGGCCCTGAACATTCCGCACCCTTCGGTCATGCGCCAGTTCCTGTTGCACAACCGGGAGCAGCGCCGGCGCAGCCGCTACATGTTCTTCTTCCAGCTCCCTTTCCTCCCCGAGCGCAAGATCCGGGCGGGCGACTTCCGGGCCTTCCGGTCGATCTTCAAACGGACCAGCCGGCCAGGGACGTTCTCCCCCGAGGACCTGGAGACCTACGCCGCAGCGGCGCGACAGCCCGGCGCCCTCACCGCCATGCTGAACTGGTACCGCGCCGCCCTCTGGTGCCCGCCGCGCCGCCCCGGCCACCGCCGGGTCGAGCCGCCGGTGCGCCTTCTCTGGGGGCTGGACGACGTCGCTCTCGGCGCCGACATGGCGGCGGCCTCGATCGCCCGCTGCCGCGAGGCCGAGCTCTGCCGCCTCCCCGGCGCCGGGCATTGGGTGCAACTCGAGGCGGCAGACCAGGTGAACGGCCTGCTGCTCGATTTCCTGACCTGAAAGCCGTACGATCTTCCTGCTCATGCGAAAAATCCTCGTCACTGGAGCTCTCGGTCAGATCGGCTCGGAGCTCGTCGTCGAACTGCGCCGTCTGAAAGGCGCCGAAAACGTCATCGCCTCCGACATCCGCCTTCCCCCGGGCGACCTCGCCCTCGACGGCCCGTTCGAAGTCCTCGACGCCACCAACGCCCGCCAGGCGCACGACCTCGTCCGGCGCTACGACGTCGGAACGATCTATCACCTCGCGGCACTGCTCTCGGCGACCTCGGAGGAGAAGCCACATGTCGCCTGGGAGCTCAACATGGGCGGGCTCTACAAGACGCTCGAGATCGCCCGCCAGGAGCGCTCAGCGGTCTTCTTTCCGAGCTCGATCGCGGCCTTCGGCCCCTCGACACCGCGCACCCAGACACCGCAGGACACCCTGCAGCGGCCGACCACGATGTACGGCGTCACCAAGGTCGCGGGCGAGCTGCTGACCGACTACTACGCCTCGCGCTTCGGCGTCGACGTCCGCGGGCTGCGCTTCCCCGGCCTGATCTCGCACAGCGCGCCGCCCGGCGGCGGCACGACCGACTACGCGGTGACGATCTTCTACGACGCCCTGCGGCACGGCCGCTACACCTGCTTCCTCGGACCCGACACCCGGCTCGACATGATGTACATGCCGGACGCGATCCGCGCCACGGTCGAGCTGATGGAGGC is a window of Thermoanaerobaculia bacterium DNA encoding:
- a CDS encoding ABC transporter substrate-binding protein, which produces MALTTTGCRSKETVRFGIVVTDEAVVAAQIAASEINASGGIQGHLLELRVIAGGSSTRASLSIAAAEELSGDSSVIGVIGHSNSSASLSAAQIYNARHLVQIAPTSSAPLLSQVGPYTFRLVPSDVHQAQFLADQVGADRARPRTAVFFVNDDYGHALHQEFHALLEGAQVPVVYEAPYSHEELLPDPAATARRIAQESPELLVWIGRSAQLRQLLPELRSAIPGIRILASDGIDEAMTYRNEGGILTGVQYVSFVDTHAPRASLDDLRTRLRVAGGLPLTAEAAFTYDGVMFLAQAARSAGIGRVAIRDYLAGVGTRHPPYVGITGTIAFDPNGDPRPAYNLVEITVDGVRIVRTSGPEDSP
- a CDS encoding alpha/beta hydrolase; translation: MFLDPALTRFAAEQPGLALRERFLDLPGVRLHLVEAGPADGKPVLLLHGFPEFWWGWRQQIPVLAAAGRRVVAPDLRGYNLSGKPKGIRAYGLDPLTEDLRGLLDDLGPGSGPAPIDVVAHDWGGAVAWWGALRFPERIARLAALNIPHPSVMRQFLLHNREQRRRSRYMFFFQLPFLPERKIRAGDFRAFRSIFKRTSRPGTFSPEDLETYAAAARQPGALTAMLNWYRAALWCPPRRPGHRRVEPPVRLLWGLDDVALGADMAAASIARCREAELCRLPGAGHWVQLEAADQVNGLLLDFLT
- a CDS encoding L-threonine 3-dehydrogenase — translated: MRKILVTGALGQIGSELVVELRRLKGAENVIASDIRLPPGDLALDGPFEVLDATNARQAHDLVRRYDVGTIYHLAALLSATSEEKPHVAWELNMGGLYKTLEIARQERSAVFFPSSIAAFGPSTPRTQTPQDTLQRPTTMYGVTKVAGELLTDYYASRFGVDVRGLRFPGLISHSAPPGGGTTDYAVTIFYDALRHGRYTCFLGPDTRLDMMYMPDAIRATVELMEADATRLKHRNAFNIAAVNFTPVELAAEIRKHIPGFTIDYDVDPVRQRIANSWPESLDDSAARAEWGWAPRYDLAAMVAEMLKELRIKLRIV
- a CDS encoding response regulator; protein product: MSRESRARSLQQLLLLGTIAFAFAAGALILGTLVLFESMRRDVEEVTRLRLAEQNAADEITTAVYGQLLAAYQQLHAPGTRNRDRFDALGQKAYTRLRQYLFQPMTLEARLQVETLKEQHQALEVVAHGAFDLIARGESGAAQARVAEMHRLSERLQVEMARFVTVRKGDLQLLHEDQVKRFRRILLGITLMGAALTGLAIAFLWFLQRSVVLPLGHLAAAAVKLGSGDLSARIPAQAHSELAAVARRFNEMATSIQSARAKIETQNLELNDNLRDLKQAQQALVQQEKLSAIGFMLAGLAHELNNPLAGILGSAECIAEELAKHTDPAVRRVNRELVTPLIRETARAGDLVRNLLHFSRQSSAQPAAADLRVAMDVAAGLRAYAFAQAGKELAMQIPDALFVTADAQRLEHAALNIMTNALEAMSTAGGTRLLVRAAAIGTDWVELTFEDDGPGFAEPDRAFDAFYSTKPVGSGTGLGLALAQRFITETGGSITAENRPSGGGRVTLRLLAATAPLTVPGVSEVSAGTAATANPGQAPDVPPDLAAEGTPALADPSAGARAGEERVVLVVEDEPALRNIQRHFLARIGIRTLLAKDAAEAVAILTSQRCDAVVTDIRMPGEMDGIALHAWIERHLPELAPRCLFVSGELAASSDPRELGVPNERVLAKPFTRDAYIARVLAVLEGAPVTS